A segment of the Cohnella algarum genome:
GAGAACTCGCCGAACATCCTCGACCTGATTCGCACCGGACAGGCGCAATTCGTCGTCAATACGTTGACGAAGGGCAAAACGCCGGAGCGCGACGGGTTCCGGATTCGCCGCGAAGCGGTGGAAAACGGCGTCGTCTGCCTGACGTCGCTCGATACGGTCCGCGCGCTGCTGAACATGCTGGAGTCGCTGCGCTTCTCCAGCGAAGCGATGCCGGTGCTTACGCCTTAACATTCGCGCTTTTGCCCGGTCTCCAGCTACTGCCGGAGATCGGGCTTCTATGTGACATTTTACGTTAAAACAAGGGAGCTGAACGTGTTGACGATGCGTCTCGCACGCGAGCAAGCTGCCGCCAAGGTGATGGTAGCGCTCGACAAACCCGATGCCGAAACGGCATTGCGCCTCGCCGACGCGCTTCACGGCACCGGCTGCTGGATGAAAGTGGGCATGGAGCTGTTCTATGCCGCGGGCCCTTCGGTCGTCCGCGAGCTGAAAGCCCGGGGCTTCAAAGTGTTTCTCGATTTGAAAATGCACGACATTCCCAACACGGTGCGAGGCGGCGCCCGGAGCATCACGCGGCTCGGCGTCGATATGTTCAACGTGCACGCGGCAGGGGGAAGCGCGATGATGGGGGCCGCCATGCAAGGCGTGGAGGATGCGCTCGGGGAGGGCGACGCGGACGAGAAACCGATCGTCATCGCCGTGACGCAGCTGACGAGCACGAGCCTCGCCGTGCTTAACGAGGAAATCGGAATTGCAGGCACGGTCGAGCAGGCGGTCGTAAACTATGCGAAGCTTGCCGCCAGCGCCGGTCTTCGCGGCGTCGTCGCCTCGCCGCTCGAGGTCGAAGCGATCAAGCTCGCCTGCGGTCCGGAATTTCTCACCGTGACGCCGGGCATTCGGCCGCGCGGTTCCGACATCGGGGACCAGTCGCGCATTACGACACCCGGCGACGCCGTCCGGGGCGGCACCGATTATCTCGTGATCGGGCGGCCGATTACCGGCGCTCCCGATCCCGCCGTTTCGCTTCAATCGATCCTTGAGGAGATGAGCGCATCATGACCACTGTATCCATAGACCGCCTGCCGACCGAAGTCGCCGGCGCCTTGCTGCGCATCCAGGCGGTGGCGCTGCGCCCGAACGAGCCGTTTACGTGGACTTCGGGGCTGAAGTCGCCCATTTACTGCGACAATCGGCTGACGATGTCGTTTCCGGAAATCCGCGATCTGATCGCGGAAGGCTTCGCCGCCATCATCCGGGACCAATATCCGGATTGCGAAGCGGTCGCCGGCATTGCGACGGGCGGCATTCCCCATGCGGCCTGGGTCGCCCAAAAGCTGAGCCTGCCGATGCTGTACGTGCGGGACAAGGCGAAGGGGCACGGCAAGACGAACCAGATCGAAGGCAGCTTCAAACCCGGCCAAAAAGTCGTGCTGATCGAGGATTTGATCTCGACCGGCGGGAGCTCGCTCAAGGCGGCGGTAGCCGTCCGCGATGCCGGCTGCGAAGTGCAGGGCGTCGTCGCGATTTTCACGTATCAGTTCGAAAAGGCGACCGACGCGTTCGCGGCGGAAAACATTCCACTGCATACGCTGTCGAACTATACGGCGCTCGTCTCCGTCGCGCTCGAGACCGGAGCCATCCGCGAGGAAGACGTCGCGCAGCTGAAAGCGTGGCGCGAAAATCCGGCGGCTTACGGCGTATAAGCTTGTCGGCGCATCTTTGCATCACCCCCGTTTCGGTCGAAACCGGCGGGGGTATTTTTTTTGAGCGCGCCGGAACCCGATTCCCA
Coding sequences within it:
- the pyrF gene encoding orotidine-5'-phosphate decarboxylase; this translates as MRLAREQAAAKVMVALDKPDAETALRLADALHGTGCWMKVGMELFYAAGPSVVRELKARGFKVFLDLKMHDIPNTVRGGARSITRLGVDMFNVHAAGGSAMMGAAMQGVEDALGEGDADEKPIVIAVTQLTSTSLAVLNEEIGIAGTVEQAVVNYAKLAASAGLRGVVASPLEVEAIKLACGPEFLTVTPGIRPRGSDIGDQSRITTPGDAVRGGTDYLVIGRPITGAPDPAVSLQSILEEMSAS
- the pyrE gene encoding orotate phosphoribosyltransferase — its product is MTTVSIDRLPTEVAGALLRIQAVALRPNEPFTWTSGLKSPIYCDNRLTMSFPEIRDLIAEGFAAIIRDQYPDCEAVAGIATGGIPHAAWVAQKLSLPMLYVRDKAKGHGKTNQIEGSFKPGQKVVLIEDLISTGGSSLKAAVAVRDAGCEVQGVVAIFTYQFEKATDAFAAENIPLHTLSNYTALVSVALETGAIREEDVAQLKAWRENPAAYGV